In Tenacibaculum pacificus, a single window of DNA contains:
- a CDS encoding DUF5522 domain-containing protein: protein MRNTILKATPEEYYENEQGYRVFKETYHLRRGYCCKSGCKHCPFGYDKKTDSFK, encoded by the coding sequence ATGAGAAATACAATTTTAAAAGCAACCCCTGAGGAGTATTATGAAAATGAACAAGGGTATCGAGTTTTTAAAGAAACTTATCATTTAAGAAGAGGTTATTGCTGTAAAAGTGGCTGTAAACATTGTCCGTTTGGATATGATAAAAAGACAGATAGCTTTAAATAG
- a CDS encoding DUF4136 domain-containing protein, whose product MKIAKLLFLPIIALIITSCSSVRVVTDYDTKVDFNKYKTFAFYKKGIDKAAISDLDKKRILRAIEQELIAKGMTKSTSPDVLVSLFTKSRERINVNDNMYGGFYYPYYYGMNMNRVNVSQYTEGTLFIDLLDAEKKELVWQGVGTGGLSISSVERKEARIKEFVKEIIAKYPPESGKKQ is encoded by the coding sequence ATGAAAATAGCTAAATTACTTTTTTTGCCAATTATCGCTTTAATAATTACTTCGTGTAGTTCTGTCAGAGTTGTAACAGATTACGATACTAAAGTAGATTTTAATAAATACAAAACATTTGCTTTCTATAAAAAAGGAATTGACAAAGCTGCTATTTCTGATTTAGATAAAAAACGCATATTGCGTGCTATTGAACAAGAATTAATAGCAAAAGGTATGACAAAATCAACTTCGCCAGATGTTTTGGTAAGCTTGTTTACAAAATCGAGAGAACGAATTAATGTAAATGATAATATGTATGGCGGATTTTATTATCCATATTATTATGGTATGAACATGAATAGAGTAAATGTATCTCAATATACTGAGGGAACATTATTTATCGATTTATTAGATGCCGAAAAGAAAGAATTAGTTTGGCAAGGTGTTGGAACTGGAGGATTAAGTATCAGTAGTGTTGAAAGAAAGGAAGCTAGAATTAAAGAATTTGTAAAAGAAATAATAGCTAAATATCCGCCTGAAAGCGGAAAAAAACAGTAA
- a CDS encoding urocanate hydratase, with product MSFKKQIKQGIPNELPEIPVYDSSINRAPKRKDILTSEEKKLALRNALRYFDKKHHAILLPEFSEELEKYGRIYMYRFRPTYKMYARDINEYPGKCTQAKAIMLMIQNNLDYAVAQHPHELITYGGNGGVFSNWAQYLLTMQYLSKMTDTQTLTMYSGHPMGLFPSHKDAPRVVVTNGMMIPNYSKPDDLEKFNALGVTQYGQMTAGSYMYIGPQGIVHGTTITVLNAFRKIKKSPKGNLFLTAGLGGMSGAQPKAGSIAGCITVCAEVNPKITEIRLSQGWIDEKITNLDELVTRVKSAKENEETVSIAYLGNIVDVWEKFDTANIHVDLGSDQTSLHNPWAGGYYPVDISFDDANEMMANEPELFKEKVQETLRRHAKAINKHTEKGTYFFDYGNAFLLEASRAGADVMSDKPTIGREFKYPSYVQDIMGPMCFDYGFGPFRWVCASGNPKDLAKTDKIACEVLEEIKKNSPKEIQQQMADNIQWIKGAQENKLVVGSQARILYADAEGRTKIAEAFNKAIKKGKIGNVVLGRDHHDVSGTDSPYRETSNIYDGSRYTADMAIQNVIGDSFRGATWVSIHNGGGVGWGEVINGGFGVLLDGSKDASRRLKSMLFWDVNNGIARRSWARNKEAVFAIKRAMKSEKKLQVTVPNLVDDALFENL from the coding sequence ATGTCATTTAAAAAACAAATCAAACAAGGTATTCCTAATGAATTACCTGAAATTCCAGTTTATGATTCGTCAATAAATAGGGCTCCGAAACGTAAAGATATTTTAACATCCGAAGAAAAAAAATTAGCATTAAGAAATGCCTTACGATATTTTGATAAAAAACATCATGCCATTTTATTACCTGAATTTTCTGAAGAATTAGAAAAATATGGTCGAATATATATGTATCGTTTTCGTCCTACTTATAAAATGTATGCCAGAGATATTAATGAATATCCAGGGAAATGTACACAGGCAAAAGCAATCATGTTAATGATTCAAAATAATTTAGATTATGCCGTGGCACAACATCCGCATGAATTAATTACGTATGGTGGAAATGGCGGTGTTTTTTCTAACTGGGCACAGTATTTATTAACCATGCAGTATTTGTCTAAAATGACGGATACGCAAACATTAACGATGTATTCTGGGCATCCGATGGGATTATTTCCTTCACATAAAGATGCGCCAAGAGTCGTAGTTACTAACGGAATGATGATTCCGAATTATTCAAAACCCGATGATTTAGAAAAATTTAATGCATTAGGAGTTACACAATATGGGCAAATGACGGCTGGTAGTTATATGTATATTGGTCCGCAAGGAATTGTACACGGAACTACAATTACGGTGTTAAATGCTTTTCGTAAAATTAAAAAATCACCTAAAGGAAATTTATTTTTAACAGCAGGTTTAGGCGGAATGAGCGGAGCGCAACCAAAAGCAGGAAGTATTGCAGGTTGTATTACGGTTTGTGCTGAGGTAAATCCGAAGATTACAGAAATACGTTTATCGCAAGGTTGGATTGATGAAAAAATCACCAATTTAGATGAATTAGTGACACGAGTAAAATCAGCAAAAGAAAACGAAGAAACAGTTTCAATTGCTTATTTAGGAAATATTGTAGACGTTTGGGAAAAATTTGATACAGCAAATATTCATGTCGATTTAGGTTCTGACCAAACATCGTTACATAATCCTTGGGCGGGAGGTTATTATCCTGTTGATATTTCTTTTGATGATGCCAATGAAATGATGGCAAACGAGCCTGAATTATTCAAAGAAAAAGTACAAGAAACATTGCGTCGTCATGCAAAAGCAATTAATAAACACACAGAAAAAGGAACGTATTTCTTTGATTACGGAAATGCTTTTTTATTAGAAGCAAGTAGAGCAGGGGCTGATGTAATGTCAGATAAACCAACTATTGGAAGAGAATTTAAATATCCAAGTTATGTACAGGATATTATGGGACCAATGTGTTTTGATTATGGTTTTGGTCCTTTTCGATGGGTTTGTGCTTCGGGTAATCCAAAAGATTTAGCCAAAACAGATAAAATTGCTTGTGAAGTTTTAGAAGAAATAAAAAAGAATTCTCCAAAGGAAATTCAACAGCAAATGGCTGATAATATTCAGTGGATTAAAGGAGCGCAAGAAAATAAATTAGTAGTCGGTTCGCAAGCACGTATTTTATATGCCGATGCCGAAGGACGTACAAAAATTGCCGAAGCGTTTAATAAAGCTATTAAAAAAGGTAAAATAGGAAATGTTGTGTTAGGACGTGATCATCATGATGTTTCTGGTACAGATTCTCCGTATCGTGAAACTTCTAATATTTACGATGGCTCTCGTTACACGGCTGATATGGCAATTCAAAATGTAATTGGCGATAGCTTTAGAGGAGCAACTTGGGTTTCTATTCATAACGGAGGTGGCGTTGGCTGGGGAGAGGTTATTAATGGAGGATTTGGCGTGCTTCTTGATGGTTCTAAAGATGCATCAAGACGCTTAAAATCAATGCTTTTTTGGGATGTAAATAACGGAATAGCAAGAAGAAGTTGGGCAAGAAATAAGGAAGCTGTATTTGCTATTAAAAGAGCAATGAAATCAGAAAAAAAATTACAAGTTACAGTTCCTAATTTGGTTGATGATGCGTTATTCGAAAACTTATAA
- the hutH gene encoding histidine ammonia-lyase, whose product MFKYGIDTLTVNKVIEISKGTLKAVVTNDAVIKINECRRMVEVMANSDAAVYGINTGFGPLCDVQISPKETSKLQENLLITHAVGVGNPIDKKLSKMMMICKVHALCQGFSGVRLELIERIIYFIENDLLPVVPEQGSVGASGDLAPLSHLFLPLLGEGEFWKSEEIVSAKKVLKKHNLKPLTLMAKEGLGLINGTQFILAHAILGLDKMKYVLDLADITGAMTLEGYSGNVSPFKEELHLIRPFKGNLKVAKRMRMLLKNSKNAADNSFPRVQDPYSIRCMPQVHGASRNAYAHLKELAEIEMNSVTDNPIVLSETEAISGGNFHGQPLAMALDYTSIAASELGNIADRRCYLLLEGKHGLPRLLTSAGGLNSGFMIPQYTTAALVTENKSLCFPPSADSVPTSLGQEDHVSMGSISGRKFNQILGNIDKILAIELMYAAQAMDFRRPNTFSSILEENFKIIRNKVAKLEEDRVLKDDINALINMVKNREFTVR is encoded by the coding sequence ATGTTTAAGTACGGAATAGATACATTAACGGTAAATAAAGTAATTGAAATTTCAAAAGGAACTTTAAAAGCTGTAGTTACAAATGATGCGGTAATCAAAATAAATGAATGTAGAAGGATGGTTGAAGTAATGGCAAATTCTGATGCTGCTGTTTACGGAATCAATACAGGTTTTGGTCCTTTGTGTGATGTGCAAATTTCGCCAAAAGAAACTAGTAAATTACAAGAGAATTTATTGATTACGCATGCCGTTGGTGTTGGAAATCCTATTGATAAAAAATTATCAAAAATGATGATGATTTGTAAAGTTCATGCACTTTGTCAAGGTTTTTCAGGAGTTCGTTTAGAATTAATTGAACGTATTATCTATTTTATTGAAAACGATTTATTACCTGTTGTTCCTGAGCAAGGTTCGGTAGGTGCTTCTGGAGATTTAGCACCGTTATCACATCTTTTCTTACCGTTATTAGGCGAAGGAGAATTTTGGAAATCCGAAGAAATTGTTTCAGCAAAAAAAGTGTTAAAAAAACATAATTTAAAGCCTTTAACTTTAATGGCAAAAGAAGGTTTAGGTTTAATTAACGGAACACAATTTATTTTAGCACACGCCATTTTAGGATTAGATAAAATGAAATATGTGCTAGATTTAGCCGATATTACAGGAGCAATGACTTTAGAAGGATACTCAGGAAATGTATCGCCATTTAAAGAAGAATTACATTTAATTCGTCCGTTTAAAGGGAACTTAAAAGTAGCAAAACGCATGAGAATGTTGTTGAAAAATTCTAAAAATGCAGCTGATAATAGTTTTCCAAGAGTGCAAGACCCGTACTCAATACGTTGTATGCCACAGGTACACGGAGCATCGAGAAATGCGTATGCACATTTAAAAGAATTGGCAGAAATAGAAATGAATTCGGTAACCGATAACCCTATTGTGTTAAGTGAAACAGAAGCAATTTCTGGAGGTAATTTTCACGGACAACCTTTAGCAATGGCGTTAGATTATACGTCAATAGCTGCTTCGGAATTAGGAAATATTGCCGATAGACGTTGTTATTTATTGTTAGAAGGAAAACATGGTTTACCAAGATTATTAACATCGGCAGGAGGTTTAAATTCTGGTTTTATGATTCCACAATATACTACTGCGGCTTTGGTTACTGAAAATAAATCGTTGTGTTTTCCGCCTTCGGCAGATAGTGTGCCAACCTCATTAGGACAAGAAGATCATGTATCAATGGGAAGTATTTCAGGAAGAAAATTCAATCAGATATTAGGAAATATTGATAAAATATTAGCCATTGAATTGATGTACGCAGCACAAGCAATGGATTTTAGAAGACCAAATACATTTTCATCAATACTAGAAGAAAATTTTAAAATTATCAGAAATAAAGTAGCTAAGTTAGAAGAAGATCGTGTGCTTAAAGATGATATTAATGCATTGATAAACATGGTTAAAAATAGAGAATTTACAGTTCGTTAA